The Bubalus bubalis isolate 160015118507 breed Murrah chromosome 1, NDDB_SH_1, whole genome shotgun sequence genome includes a region encoding these proteins:
- the GPR15 gene encoding G-protein coupled receptor 15: protein MDPVMDPEATTVYLEYLFVTSHNPEIEETHSHVPYTSVFLPVFYTAVFLIGVSGNLILMSALHFKRGSRRLIDIFIINLAASDFIFVITLPLWVDKEASLGLWRTGSFLCKGSSYVISVNMHCNVFLLACMSVDRYLAIVCPAISRKVRRRDCAYAVCASVWFVSCLLGLPTLLSRELTPIDGKPYCAEERATPIKLTWALVALIFTFFAPLVSIVSCYCCITRKLCVHYQQSGKHNKKLRKSIKIIFIVVAAFVLSWLPFNTFKLLAIVSGLQQELYLSSAFLQRGMEVCGPLAFANSCVNPFIYYIFDGYIRRAIVRCLCPCLKNYDFGSSTETSDLTKALSNFIHAEDFARKRKRSVSL from the coding sequence ATGGACCCAGTGATGGACCCAGAAGCAACCACGGTTTATTTGGAATATCTCTTTGTTACAAGTCACAATCCTGAAATTGAAGAGACCCACTCCCATGTTCCTTATACATCAGTCTTCCTTCCGGTCTTCTACACAGCTGTGTTCCTGATTGGAGTGTCTGGGAACCTCATTCTCATGAGTGCACTGCATTTCAAACGGGGCAGCAGAAGACTGATTGACATCTTTATCATCAACCTGGCTGCCTCCGACTTCATCTTCGTCATCACTTTGCCTCTCTGGGTGGATAAAGAAGCATCTCTGGGACTGTGGAGGACAGGCTCTTTCCTATGCAAAGGAAGCTCCTACGTGATCTCAGTCAACATGCACTGCAATGTCTTCTTGCTCGCCTGTATGAGTGTGGACCGCTACCTGGCCATCGTGTGTCCGGCCATATCCAGGAAAGTCAGGAGGAGAGACTGTGCCTATGCAGTCTGTGCCAGTGTCTGGTTTGTCTCCTGCCTTCTGGGGTTGCCTACCCTTCTGTCCAGGGAGCTTACCCCGATTGATGGTAAACCATACTGTGCAGAGGAGAGGGCCACTCCCATCAAACTGACTTGGGCCCTGGTGgccttaatttttacattttttgcgCCTTTGGTGAGCATTGTGTCCTGCTACTGTTGCATCACAAGGAAGCTGTGTGTCCATTACCAGCAGTCGGGAAAGCATAACAAAAAGCTGAGGAAATCCATAAAGATCATCTTTATCGTTGTGGCAGCCTTTGTTCTCTCCTGGCTGCCCTTCAATACTTTCAAGCTCCTGGCTATTGTCTCTGGGTTGCAGCAAGAGCTCTACCTGTCCTCAGCTTTTCTCCAGCGGGGGATGGAGGTGTGCGGGCCCCTGGCATTTGCCAACAGCTGCGTCAACCCCTTCATTTACTATATCTTTGACGGCTACATCCGCCGGGCCATCGTGCGCTGCTTGTGcccttgcctgaagaactatgactTTGGGAGCAGCACCGAGACATCAGACCTCACGAAAGCTCTCTCCAACTTTATTCACGCAGAGGATTTTgccagaaagaggaagaggtcTGTGTCACTCTGA